One part of the Bacteroidia bacterium genome encodes these proteins:
- the gldE gene encoding gliding motility-associated protein GldE, whose translation MDPDPELSQTSVLLLEQLVWWPDLTLQFFLFVILIFISFLASGSEIAFFSLTKKDLDKLEEEDTPSGRRILRLLSHPDKISASKKLLATILITNNFMNVAAILVASQILKEFQQVYLWNDTVNFLLNVVVITSVLLFFGEIIPKVYASKYSKTLVHLLAGPFEGLKYFLSPFSRLLIKGTRFIDNRIKLKETHTSLEDLKHAIELTTDDVADKEEKGILKSIVNFSNIPVKSIMRARVDVIAFELNEPLDEILNLINKNTYSRLPVYEENLDNIKGILHIKDLLPYIKQDSKKLVLKDILREVYYVPESKKIDDLLEDFKTNYLHMAVIVDEFGGTAGIVTLEDVIEEIFGEINDEFDSMDWVYTKKSEDTYIFEGRISLIDVRKILNLDDQIFEDARGDSDSLGGLILELHGKIPEKGDLISYQNFDFIIEAISRNRISQIKMVIKEEEELEEKS comes from the coding sequence GTGGATCCTGATCCTGAGCTTAGTCAAACCTCTGTCCTCCTTCTGGAGCAATTGGTCTGGTGGCCGGATTTGACCTTACAGTTTTTTCTGTTCGTTATTTTGATCTTTATTTCCTTTTTGGCTTCGGGTTCAGAAATCGCATTTTTCTCCCTGACAAAAAAGGATTTGGATAAACTGGAGGAGGAAGATACGCCCTCCGGCAGACGAATTTTACGTTTACTTTCCCATCCGGATAAGATCAGTGCCTCAAAAAAACTGCTGGCAACGATCCTTATTACCAATAATTTCATGAATGTCGCTGCCATTTTGGTAGCCTCTCAAATACTCAAAGAGTTTCAGCAGGTATATCTGTGGAATGATACCGTCAATTTCTTACTCAATGTAGTAGTGATTACCAGTGTCCTTCTATTTTTTGGCGAAATCATTCCCAAAGTTTATGCTTCTAAGTACAGCAAAACCCTGGTCCATTTACTTGCCGGACCATTTGAAGGGCTCAAATACTTCCTCTCCCCTTTCTCCAGACTCCTTATAAAAGGGACACGATTCATTGATAACCGAATCAAACTAAAAGAAACACATACCTCTTTGGAAGACCTCAAACATGCCATCGAATTGACGACAGATGATGTGGCAGATAAAGAGGAAAAAGGGATTCTGAAAAGTATTGTCAATTTCAGCAACATCCCGGTCAAAAGTATCATGCGAGCAAGGGTAGATGTCATTGCTTTTGAGCTCAATGAACCTCTGGATGAAATCCTGAATTTAATCAATAAGAACACCTACTCTCGGCTTCCGGTCTATGAGGAAAATCTGGATAATATAAAAGGAATCCTTCACATCAAGGATCTCTTACCCTACATAAAACAAGACAGCAAAAAACTGGTCCTCAAGGATATTTTACGAGAAGTCTATTATGTTCCGGAAAGCAAAAAAATTGATGATTTGCTGGAAGATTTCAAGACCAATTATCTCCATATGGCAGTAATTGTTGATGAGTTTGGAGGAACGGCAGGGATTGTTACCCTGGAGGATGTGATAGAAGAGATTTTTGGAGAAATCAATGACGAATTTGACAGCATGGATTGGGTGTACACCAAAAAATCGGAAGACACCTATATCTTCGAAGGCCGCATTTCTCTGATAGACGTTAGAAAGATTCTCAACCTTGACGATCAGATTTTTGAAGACGCCCGGGGGGATAGTGATAGCCTCGGTGGTCTTATATTGGAGCTGCATGGTAAGATTCCTGAAAAAGGCGATTTGATCTCTTACCAAAATTTCGACTTTATTATCGAAGCTATTAGCAGGAATCGGATTTCTCAGATCAAAATGGTCATCAAAGAGGAAGAAGAACTGGAAGAAAAATCATGA
- a CDS encoding T9SS type A sorting domain-containing protein, whose protein sequence is MNRRILPTVFLLNLLLLTNLSWGQSCDGGTVTTASGNTSAYTCPGDGNADAIDFAVSGNSADNFIYVVTDASGIILGLPPGNTVNFEGAGVGNCLVWGLSYTGNLTAQMGDNALTTALSDDCFDLSDNSVSVQRDNPDGGHVTTVDGATTAYTCPGDGNADEISFAVTGNSNSNFQWVVTDDQGTILGLPPGNTVNFEGAGVGNCLVWGLAYTGNLTAQMGDNALQIALSDDCFDLSDVPVSVQRDNPDGGVVTTVDGATTAYTCPGDGNADEISFAVSGNSNSNFQWVVTDDQGTILGLPPGNTVNFEGAGVGNCLVWGLAYTGNLTAQMGDNALQIALSDDCFDLSDVPVSVQRDNPDGGVVTTVDGATTAYTCPGDGNADEISFAVSGNSNSNFQWVVTDDQGTILGLPPGNTVNFEGAGVGNCLVWGLSYTGNLTAQMGDNALQIALSDDCFDLSDVPVSVQRDNPDGGVVTTVDGATTAYTCPGDGNADEISFAVTGNSNSNFQWVVTDDQGTILGLPPGNTVNFEGAGVGNCLVWGLAYTGNLTAQMGDNALQIALSDDCFDLSDTPVSVQRDNPDGGHVATVDGDSRVYTCPGDGIADEISFAVSGQSNSNFQWVVTDDQGTILGLPPGNTVNFEGAGVGNCLVWGLSYTGNLTAQMGDNALQIALSDDCFDLSDNYVEVVRSSNCVNGFTLINARTDSDIQPINDGDVIVLNQLPTSRINIRADVFGNGIGSVVFKLNGYRVRTENYAPYALAGDRNGDYFHIPVVRPGTYTLMATPYSQRNGRGMMGSPYMVTFTIVRSMNRVTGFTLIDADTDQDIGPLNDGDVVDPAALGVRRLSVRANTNPGVVGSLVFSINGRRRTENFAPYALGGDRNGNYYPVNFRPGSITLSATPYDKRNAMGDVGPTETITFTYVRPSGYKEFEQEVALNVYPNPGQGKINLEITEVEAGNVQIEVLSLQGARVFSESLESNGGPFLHKLNLEQLPAGTYLLNLKAGGQVFREKIIKQ, encoded by the coding sequence ATGAATAGACGAATTCTACCAACTGTATTTCTACTGAACCTATTGCTCTTAACCAACCTCTCATGGGGCCAATCCTGTGATGGAGGAACGGTGACTACAGCTTCAGGAAACACAAGCGCCTACACCTGTCCGGGTGATGGCAATGCCGATGCCATTGATTTCGCAGTAAGCGGAAACTCTGCCGACAATTTTATTTATGTAGTAACAGATGCCAGTGGCATCATTTTAGGTTTGCCACCTGGCAATACCGTAAACTTCGAAGGAGCAGGCGTAGGAAACTGCCTTGTTTGGGGGCTTTCCTATACCGGAAACCTCACCGCTCAAATGGGAGACAATGCTTTGACTACTGCCTTGAGTGATGATTGCTTTGATCTTTCAGACAATTCGGTAAGTGTGCAAAGAGACAATCCGGATGGAGGTCATGTAACTACCGTTGATGGTGCAACAACTGCTTATACTTGCCCTGGAGATGGAAATGCGGATGAAATTTCTTTCGCAGTTACAGGAAACTCCAATTCTAACTTCCAGTGGGTAGTTACCGATGATCAGGGTACGATCCTTGGACTGCCTCCTGGCAATACTGTAAACTTCGAAGGAGCAGGTGTAGGAAACTGTCTCGTTTGGGGACTGGCTTATACCGGAAACCTTACCGCTCAAATGGGAGACAATGCCTTGCAGATTGCCCTGAGTGACGATTGCTTTGATCTCTCGGATGTGCCTGTTAGCGTACAAAGAGATAATCCAGATGGAGGAGTAGTAACCACTGTTGATGGTGCGACTACTGCCTACACTTGCCCTGGAGATGGAAATGCGGATGAAATTTCTTTCGCAGTTAGCGGAAATTCTAATTCTAACTTCCAGTGGGTAGTTACTGATGATCAAGGTACGATCCTTGGACTGCCTCCTGGCAATACTGTAAACTTCGAAGGAGCAGGTGTAGGAAACTGTCTCGTTTGGGGACTGGCTTATACCGGAAACCTTACCGCTCAAATGGGAGACAATGCCTTGCAGATTGCCCTGAGTGACGATTGCTTTGATCTCTCGGATGTGCCTGTTAGCGTACAAAGAGATAATCCGGATGGAGGAGTAGTAACCACTGTTGATGGTGCAACAACTGCTTATACTTGCCCTGGAGATGGAAATGCGGATGAGATTTCTTTCGCAGTTAGCGGAAATTCTAATTCTAACTTCCAGTGGGTAGTTACTGATGATCAAGGTACGATCCTTGGACTGCCTCCTGGCAATACTGTAAACTTCGAAGGAGCAGGTGTAGGGAATTGCCTCGTTTGGGGACTTTCTTATACCGGAAACCTTACCGCTCAAATGGGAGACAATGCTTTACAAATTGCCTTGAGTGATGATTGCTTTGATCTCTCGGATGTGCCTGTTAGCGTACAAAGAGATAATCCCGATGGAGGAGTAGTAACCACTGTTGATGGTGCGACTACTGCCTACACTTGCCCTGGAGATGGAAATGCGGATGAAATTTCTTTCGCAGTTACAGGAAATTCAAATTCTAACTTCCAGTGGGTAGTTACCGATGATCAGGGAACTATCCTTGGACTGCCTCCTGGCAATACTGTAAACTTCGAAGGAGCAGGCGTAGGAAACTGCCTCGTTTGGGGACTGGCTTATACTGGAAACCTCACGGCACAAATGGGAGACAATGCTTTACAAATTGCGTTGAGTGATGATTGCTTTGATCTTTCTGATACACCTGTAAGTGTGCAAAGAGACAATCCGGATGGAGGCCATGTAGCAACTGTAGATGGAGATTCAAGAGTTTATACTTGCCCAGGAGATGGAATTGCAGATGAAATTTCTTTCGCAGTAAGTGGACAATCCAATTCCAACTTCCAATGGGTAGTTACTGATGATCAGGGAACCATCCTCGGTTTGCCTCCCGGCAACACTGTGAATTTTGAAGGAGCTGGCGTAGGAAATTGCCTCGTTTGGGGACTTTCTTATACCGGAAACCTTACTGCTCAAATGGGAGACAATGCATTACAAATTGCGTTGAGCGATGATTGCTTCGATCTTTCTGACAACTATGTAGAAGTGGTGAGAAGTTCAAATTGTGTGAATGGCTTTACCCTTATCAATGCTCGCACTGATTCAGACATCCAACCGATAAATGACGGAGATGTGATTGTATTGAATCAACTCCCAACGAGTCGTATCAATATCAGAGCTGACGTATTTGGAAACGGAATCGGTAGCGTAGTATTCAAATTAAATGGATACAGAGTACGTACCGAAAACTATGCTCCTTATGCATTAGCAGGAGACAGAAATGGAGATTACTTCCACATTCCAGTCGTTCGTCCTGGTACCTATACGCTCATGGCGACTCCTTACAGCCAAAGAAATGGCAGAGGAATGATGGGGTCTCCCTATATGGTTACCTTCACCATCGTGAGATCCATGAATAGAGTTACCGGCTTCACCCTGATTGATGCAGATACGGATCAGGATATAGGGCCATTGAATGATGGAGATGTGGTAGATCCTGCCGCTCTGGGAGTAAGAAGACTGAGCGTGAGAGCCAATACAAATCCTGGCGTAGTCGGTAGTCTGGTGTTTAGCATAAATGGAAGACGTCGTACAGAAAATTTTGCTCCTTATGCTTTAGGCGGGGACAGAAATGGAAATTACTATCCGGTAAACTTCCGTCCCGGCAGTATTACCCTTTCAGCTACACCCTATGACAAGAGAAATGCAATGGGAGATGTCGGTCCTACCGAAACGATCACTTTTACCTATGTGCGCCCAAGTGGGTACAAAGAATTTGAGCAGGAAGTAGCGCTGAATGTGTATCCAAATCCTGGCCAGGGAAAAATCAATCTGGAGATCACAGAAGTAGAAGCAGGAAATGTACAAATCGAAGTATTGAGCCTTCAGGGAGCCCGTGTATTTAGCGAAAGTCTGGAAAGCAATGGTGGTCCATTCCTTCATAAACTCAATCTGGAGCAACTACCGGCAGGTACATATCTTCTCAATTTGAAAGCTGGCGGACAAGTTTTCAGAGAAAAGATCATTAAACAGTAG
- the ssb gene encoding single-stranded DNA-binding protein — MAKYGLNKVTLIGNLGRDPELKYLDQGVALTNLWMACTESYRDKNGQNVDRTEWVSVNLWRSQAEIAAKYCRKGSTVCIEGRLSSRSWETPQGEKRRVMEVEGRRIILLDSRPADPATAVPVVETQSTTNPPASNPISSNPTASPVSPDTTSEKAADADNELDDLPF, encoded by the coding sequence ATGGCAAAATACGGCCTTAATAAAGTTACCTTAATTGGAAATTTGGGAAGGGATCCAGAACTTAAATACCTGGATCAGGGTGTGGCTTTAACCAATTTATGGATGGCCTGTACAGAGTCTTATCGAGATAAAAATGGTCAGAATGTTGACCGCACAGAATGGGTAAGTGTAAACCTCTGGCGGTCTCAGGCAGAAATCGCAGCTAAATATTGTCGAAAGGGATCAACGGTTTGTATAGAAGGTCGCCTGAGTTCTCGTTCCTGGGAAACTCCCCAGGGAGAAAAAAGAAGAGTGATGGAAGTTGAAGGTCGAAGAATCATTCTCCTCGACAGCCGTCCCGCCGATCCCGCTACTGCCGTTCCCGTAGTAGAGACCCAATCGACAACAAATCCACCTGCAAGTAATCCCATTAGTAGCAATCCTACTGCATCGCCAGTCTCACCTGATACCACATCTGAAAAAGCTGCCGATGCTGACAACGAGCTGGACGATTTGCCGTTCTAA